In a single window of the Nicotiana tomentosiformis chromosome 8, ASM39032v3, whole genome shotgun sequence genome:
- the LOC104091438 gene encoding uncharacterized protein has product MLLPPVPDEWTAEAFTKGLNPLSSDVSRKLKESLLEFQATTWADVHNRYESKIRIEDDQLDHRSSRSHFQSYERADERGNKGFQSSDRLCDYNFNISSVELVLVMRNIKEVRFLKPIRSDPSQRDPNIWREFHGTHGHRTGDCRHLREEVATLLKNGYLREFLSDRAKKNYGKIWDVAGPSKMATRSPRIMISIIFGGDKVNGVIFLAAKKTKILLTHGKRIREVSKYDTTFTEEDVDALLLPHNDALVISLNVLDFKIKRVLVDPGSLANIAQWRVLEQAKLTENIDLVTKLLDEFNLTSVMTRGEILLPTHAEGVTKTTLF; this is encoded by the exons atgttgttaCCGCCAGTACCTGATGAGTGGACAGCGGAGGCATTTACAAAAGGTCTCAACCCGTTGAGTTCTGATGTCTCTAGGAAACTGAAGGAAAGCTTGCTAGAATTTCAGGCTACCACATGGGCAGATGTTCACAATCGCTACGAGTCAAAGATTAGAATAGAAGATGATCAACTGG ATCATAGGTCCTCTAGGAGTCATTTTCAATCTTATGAAAGGGCCGATGAGCGAGGAAATAAAGGTTTTCAGTCATCAGATAG GTTATGTGACTACAACTTTAACATCAGCTCGGTAGAACTGGTGTTGGTTATGAGGAATATTAAAGAAGTTAGGTTCTTAAAACCAATCCGATCGGATCCTAGCCAAAGAGATCCTAATATATGGCGTGAGTTCCATGGAACTCACGGCCACAGGACTGGGGACTGTCGGCACCTTCGAGAAGAGGTAGCAACATTGTTGAAGAATGGTTACCTCagagagtttttaagtgaccgggccaagaaAAACTATGGGAAAATTTGGGATGTTGCAGGACCATCAAAAATGGCTACAAGGTCACCTCGTATAATGATAAGCATAATCTTCGGTGGAGACAAAGTAAATGGGGTGATATTTTTGGCAGCAAAGAAGACGAAGATATTGCTAACTCATGGCAAGAGGATCCGAGAAGTTTCAAAATATGACACCACCTTTACAGAAGAGGATGTTGATGCACTTCTTCTACCGCACAAcgatgctctggtaatttctcttaatgttttagatttcaaaattaaacgTGTGTTGGTTGATCCAGGAAGCTTAGCCAACATCGCACAATGGAGAGTTTTGGAGCAAGCAAAGTTAACCGAAAACATAGATCTGGTAACAAAGCTTTTGGACGAGTTCAACTTAACGAGTGTAATGACTCGGGGAGAAATCTTACTGCCAACACATGCCGAAGGCGTAACAAAGACCACCCTATTCTAA
- the LOC104091437 gene encoding large ribosomal subunit protein eL13y yields MKHNNVIPNGHFKKHWQNYVRTWFNQPARKTRRRAARQQKAVKIFPRPTAGSLRPIVHGQTLKYNMKVRAGRGFSLEELKAAGIPKKLAPTIGIAVDHRRRNRSLEGLQTNVQRLKTYKAKLVIFPRRAKKVKAGDSSAEELATATQVQGSYMPITREQPAVDLVKVTDEMKSFNAYGKLRIERTNARHIGARLKRAAEAEKEEKK; encoded by the exons ATGAAGCACAACAATGTTATACCCAATGGGCACTTCAAGAAGCATTGGCAAAACTATGTAAGGACTTGGTTCAACCAGCCAGCTAGGAAAACAAGGAGACGTGCTG CTAGACAGCAAAAGGCTGTGAAGATCTTCCCTAGGCCAACTGCGGGATCACTTCGACCTATTGTTCATGGACAAACACTAAAATACAATATGAAAGTCCGGGCTGGGAGGGGATTTTCTCTTGAAGAACTGAAA GCAGCTGGTATTCCCAAGAAACTAGCACCAACCATTGGCATTGCTGTTGATCATCGCCGCAGGAACAGATCATTGGAAGGTCTCCAAACCAATGTCCAGAGGCTCAAGACTTACAAAGCTAAGCTTGTTATCTTCCCAAGGCGTGCTAAGAAAGTCAAg GCTGGTGATTCTAGTGCAGAGGAACTTGCTACTGCCACCCAGGTCCAGGGTTCATACATGCCTATTACTAGGGAGCAGCCAGCTGTTGACCTTGTCAAGGTCACAGATGAGATGAAGTCATTCAATGCCTATGGCAAGCTGCGTATCGAGCGTACAAATGCGCGACACATCGGAGCCAGGTTGAAGAGGGCAGCTGAAgcagaaaaggaagaaaagaaataA
- the LOC138897606 gene encoding uncharacterized protein, which yields MSTPPLLSKLKECKQLLIYLEVLEVAVSVVLVREEEGTQFPVYYVIKVRSGAETRYPHLKKLALALVVASRKLRPYFQCHPIAVVTTFPLRNVLHKPELSGHLAKWAVEVSEFDIEYKSRTPIKSQVLADFVDDFSPRLMPLAAKEAMLVSGTVSSIWILFMNGASNVKGSGLGIVLITPSGETLRQAIRTMPLTNNEAEYETLVTGLEQARGIGSEVIKIKCDSQLVLNQVYGIFDTKEERMQQYFNKVQVFLLRFKEWSIIQILREENMEANALANLGSSTEMKGADFEALIPVEVEKPTLRYSRTNNEANNEALLVKLDLLEEHRNLAYVKMMAQKQIMERYYNRIANLRYFKFRDLVLRKVTQSTREVNAGKLGPTWERPYWISAIAGKYLYQLENQDGIKLPSNWNVTQLKSLFPFIQFLSQLGFSGKVFHGAAM from the exons ATGTCTACTCCTCCTTTGTTGTCAAAACTCAAGGAATGTAAGCAATTATTGATCTATCTGGAGGTTTTAGAAGTAGCGGTAAGTGTTGTTTTGGTCCGAGAAGAAGAAGGTACCCAATTTCCTGTGTATTATGTTATTAAAGTTCGATCAGGAGCAGAGACACGTTATCCGCACCTTAAAAAATTGGccctagctctcgtagtcgcctctcgaaagcttaggccttattttcaatgtcatcccatagcCGTTGTGACTACCTTTCCCTTGAGGAATGTCCTTCATAAGCCTGAATTATCGGGTCATTTGGCTAAATGGGCAGTCGAAGTTAGTGAATTCGACATTGAGTACAAGTCCAGGACTCCaatcaagtcacaagttttggccgacttcgtgGATGACTTTAGTCCAAGATTAATGCCTTTAGCTGCTAAAGAAGCAATGTTGGTATCGGGTACGGTATCGAGTATTTGGATCTTATTTATGAATGGAGCTTCCAATGTAAAAGGGTCTGGTCTCGGCATAGTTTTAATAACTCCTTCGGGAGAAACCCTGAGACAGGCCATTAGAACTATgccattaactaacaatgaagccgagtacgaGACTTTGGTTACAGGACTCGAACAAGCTCGGGGAATAGGTTCTGAGGTTATCAAAATAAAGTGTGACTCTCAGTTGGTACTGAACCAAGTATATGGAATTTTCGATACCAAGgaggagcgcatgcaacaatactTTAATAAGGTTCAAGTATTTCTTTTACGATTCAAGGAATGGTCAATTATTCAGATTCTACGGGAAGAAAACATGGAGGCAAATGCATTGGCCAATTTGGGGTCATCCACGGAAATGAAAGGAGCTGATTTCG AAGCTCTGATTCCGGTGGAGGTTGAGAAACCAACCCTAAGGTATTCCCGAACAAACAATGAGGCAAATAATGAAGCGTTACTGGTTAAATTGGACCTGCTTGAAGAGCATCGGAATCTGGCATATGTGAAGATGATGGCACAAAAGCAAATAatggaaaggtattacaatcgtatagcaaatcttcgatattttaaattCAGGGATTTGGTTTTGAGGAAGGTAACTCAAAGTACTCGGGAAGTTAACGCCGGGAAGTTGGGGCCAACGTGGGAAAGACCTTACTGGATTTCAGCTATAGCCGGTAAATATTTATATCagttggaaaatcaagatggaaTTAAAttgccaagcaattggaatgtgactcagctcaaaag tctttttcccttcatccagtttttgtcccaattgggtttttctggcaaggtttttcaTGGGGCAGCAatgtaa